One Chloroflexota bacterium genomic window carries:
- a CDS encoding DUF2029 domain-containing protein, producing the protein MTGRAVRVGRHVASLGRWTEPLDRLALYVCVALGIGSGIGYATGSIVGGIDAHMVWDASTSYPTHWIANAYVYPPPLAQIVELIHPIGYGLFVASLMVTLFCALWYCARKWSLLFVVGWLIAWRFIVVAPGAVVDAVLLGNVQVLVAAALVAGYRWPALYSFGILTKLAPVLGLVWFAVRREWRQLAIAVTVTLIVGLASFLVDPGAWWRWLAFAETNASVSPLPLVPVPFAIRLLMSLGLIIWGARTDRYWTVPIGVGWSLPALYDWWFLSIWIGAIAARQVTRRNVAHQRPIAIHAQAPAG; encoded by the coding sequence ATGACGGGGCGAGCCGTGCGTGTGGGGCGCCACGTCGCGTCCCTTGGCCGGTGGACGGAGCCGCTCGATCGCCTGGCCCTGTACGTGTGCGTCGCCCTGGGGATCGGCTCAGGGATTGGCTATGCGACCGGATCCATCGTCGGTGGAATCGACGCCCACATGGTCTGGGACGCCTCGACCTCGTATCCGACCCATTGGATCGCGAATGCGTACGTCTACCCTCCGCCGCTGGCTCAGATCGTCGAACTCATCCATCCGATCGGCTACGGGCTCTTCGTGGCGTCACTCATGGTCACGCTGTTCTGCGCGCTCTGGTACTGCGCTCGTAAGTGGTCCCTGCTGTTCGTCGTCGGATGGCTCATCGCGTGGCGCTTCATCGTGGTCGCGCCGGGCGCGGTGGTCGATGCGGTCCTGCTCGGCAACGTCCAGGTGCTCGTCGCTGCCGCCCTGGTGGCCGGCTATCGATGGCCGGCGCTGTATTCGTTCGGCATCCTCACGAAGCTCGCTCCGGTCCTCGGCCTCGTGTGGTTTGCCGTACGCCGCGAGTGGCGCCAGCTGGCGATCGCGGTGACCGTGACGCTCATCGTCGGTCTCGCGTCGTTCCTGGTCGACCCGGGCGCATGGTGGCGATGGTTGGCATTCGCCGAGACCAACGCGTCCGTCTCCCCGCTTCCTCTCGTACCGGTGCCGTTCGCGATACGCCTCTTGATGAGTCTCGGTCTCATCATCTGGGGCGCTCGCACCGATCGATACTGGACGGTTCCGATCGGCGTCGGGTGGTCGCTCCCGGCCCTGTACGACTGGTGGTTCCTCTCGATCTGGATCGGAGCCATCGCCGCGCGCCAGGTCACCCGGCGCAACGTCGCGCACCAACGCCCAATCGCCATCCACGCGCAGGCGCCCGCGGGCTGA
- a CDS encoding DUF2029 domain-containing protein: MTPTSTTKHRATGDGEPRRDWHRLPGIRVFAALGAERTLRLTAVIALIVGLGWVIVNARPWDGPPASWILDTGNYYAAAERLNAGHSLYAYAPGDRHVLDLLFGLPSPYLYPPLIGVLWRPIAAFLPYEPVITAWWATGLVSFMGFLFWLIRRGGIVTSLGVLILLVPLVETAWSGNVSTFITMAVVGTWFALERGRGRTAGAIIGLTTVLKLTPVFLAWWLLVERRWRAAQAAIVVGLASLAVGMLGAGLTAHLDYLRISDAVARGGGIQGSIVGVLTALGASRDLMPLVAPIVSLVGIGAVWMLRHHPRAAWAVAIATGVFASPIFNLTNVTLLLAAFVALDRVSGAKGLRARGRGPAQVSSRPLPLGPGRR, from the coding sequence ATGACACCCACGAGCACGACGAAGCACCGCGCGACGGGGGATGGCGAGCCGCGCCGCGACTGGCATCGCCTGCCGGGGATCCGCGTCTTCGCCGCGCTCGGTGCGGAACGAACGCTCCGGCTCACGGCGGTCATCGCCCTCATCGTCGGATTGGGCTGGGTCATCGTGAACGCCCGGCCGTGGGATGGACCTCCCGCGAGCTGGATCCTCGACACCGGGAACTACTACGCGGCCGCCGAACGACTGAACGCCGGGCATTCCCTGTACGCGTACGCACCTGGCGACCGTCACGTGCTCGACCTGCTCTTCGGCCTGCCGTCGCCGTACCTCTATCCCCCCCTCATCGGGGTCCTGTGGCGGCCGATCGCGGCCTTCCTGCCATACGAGCCGGTCATCACCGCGTGGTGGGCGACCGGACTCGTCTCCTTCATGGGATTCCTCTTCTGGCTCATCCGTCGCGGCGGGATCGTCACCTCGCTCGGTGTGCTCATCCTTCTCGTGCCGCTCGTCGAGACCGCGTGGTCCGGCAACGTGAGCACCTTCATCACGATGGCGGTGGTCGGCACGTGGTTCGCGCTCGAGCGCGGACGCGGTCGGACCGCCGGCGCGATCATCGGGCTCACCACCGTCCTCAAGCTCACGCCGGTCTTCCTCGCCTGGTGGCTCCTCGTCGAACGACGCTGGCGGGCCGCCCAGGCGGCGATCGTCGTTGGGCTCGCGAGCCTCGCCGTCGGCATGCTCGGGGCGGGCCTGACCGCCCACCTCGACTACCTCCGGATCTCCGACGCGGTCGCCCGCGGTGGCGGGATCCAGGGCAGCATCGTCGGGGTCCTCACGGCGCTGGGGGCATCACGCGACCTCATGCCCCTTGTCGCACCGATCGTCTCCCTCGTGGGCATTGGCGCCGTTTGGATGCTCCGTCATCATCCCCGGGCGGCCTGGGCGGTCGCGATCGCAACGGGCGTCTTCGCCTCGCCGATCTTCAACCTGACGAACGTCACGCTGCTGCTGGCGGCGTTCGTGGCGCTGGACCGCGTGAGCGGTGCGAAGGGCTTGCGAGCGAGGGGGCGCGGACCTGCTCAGGTTTCGAGCCGCCCACTCCCGCTCGGTCCCGGCCGCCGTTGA
- a CDS encoding DUF2029 domain-containing protein — MLPRFPWRLALLAWIGFWVILACGLFLGYDQINYQAAAERLNAGHALYSLGPGDRLVTINPPFWYSPLLYPPLIAVLWRPIVLVPFGAAIWWLVNAGAMLATTAHVARRSPLVVALAGVGVGITVASGNVGCLLVAGMVASWRWRDRPEVGVLVATMVAVKLIPATLVFWLLATRRWQALGWFMAASAGLFVVTVIGAGAANALAYVDVLRTPAVPVPLSLSGLTGIPPWTAVALGAVAILLLHRNDARAFQLAVILTILGSPFVGVATLASLLPLGALSVRTPSNSRNNGGGIGHVDDAPGRRST, encoded by the coding sequence GTGCTTCCGCGGTTCCCATGGCGGCTCGCGCTTCTCGCGTGGATCGGCTTCTGGGTCATCCTCGCCTGCGGCCTCTTCCTCGGGTACGACCAGATCAATTACCAGGCGGCCGCCGAGAGGCTCAACGCGGGACATGCACTCTACTCACTGGGTCCTGGCGACAGACTCGTCACGATCAACCCGCCGTTTTGGTATTCGCCTCTCCTGTATCCACCCCTCATCGCGGTTCTGTGGCGTCCGATCGTTCTCGTGCCATTCGGAGCGGCGATCTGGTGGCTCGTGAACGCAGGGGCGATGCTCGCCACGACCGCGCACGTTGCTCGACGGTCACCGCTCGTAGTGGCACTGGCCGGCGTCGGCGTGGGGATCACGGTCGCATCCGGCAACGTCGGGTGCCTGCTGGTCGCCGGGATGGTAGCCTCGTGGCGCTGGAGGGACCGTCCTGAAGTCGGCGTGCTCGTGGCCACCATGGTCGCAGTGAAGCTGATCCCCGCCACCCTCGTCTTCTGGCTTCTGGCGACCCGGAGATGGCAGGCACTCGGATGGTTCATGGCAGCCTCCGCTGGCTTGTTCGTCGTGACGGTCATCGGCGCCGGCGCGGCGAACGCCTTGGCATACGTCGACGTGCTCCGGACTCCGGCGGTCCCCGTTCCCCTGAGCCTTTCTGGCTTGACCGGAATCCCGCCTTGGACCGCTGTGGCGCTCGGAGCTGTCGCGATCCTCCTCCTGCATCGGAACGACGCCCGAGCATTTCAGCTGGCAGTCATCCTGACTATCCTTGGCTCCCCATTCGTCGGCGTGGCGACGCTCGCCTCGCTGCTACCGCTCGGTGCGCTCTCGGTCCGAACCCCGAGCAATAGCCGCAACAATGGGGGCGGCATTGGCCATGTGGACGACGCGCCGGGCCGGCGGTCGACGTGA